A single genomic interval of Zobellia nedashkovskayae harbors:
- a CDS encoding RNA polymerase sigma factor: MQQADFLKIVGPFQDKLFRLAKRLLVSREEAEDATQEILLKLWAKNKSIEQYKSVEAFAMTMTKNFCLDRLKSKQAGNLKLVHTNYEEKGSSLQKKIEANDSVSWVGKIMEDLPEQQKMVLQLRDVEEYDYDEIAKMLEMQPTAVRVALSRARKTVREKLIQKHSYGIG, from the coding sequence ATGCAACAGGCAGATTTTTTAAAGATTGTGGGACCTTTTCAGGATAAGCTGTTCCGTTTGGCAAAACGGTTGTTAGTGTCTAGGGAAGAAGCTGAGGATGCCACGCAAGAGATTCTGTTAAAGCTTTGGGCTAAGAATAAGAGCATAGAACAGTATAAGAGTGTAGAAGCTTTTGCAATGACCATGACCAAAAACTTCTGTCTGGACCGATTAAAATCTAAGCAGGCTGGAAATTTAAAACTAGTTCATACCAACTATGAGGAAAAAGGAAGTTCATTACAAAAAAAAATAGAGGCAAACGATAGTGTTTCATGGGTAGGGAAAATAATGGAAGATTTACCCGAGCAACAAAAAATGGTCTTGCAGTTACGTGACGTAGAAGAGTATGATTATGATGAGATTGCCAAAATGTTAGAAATGCAGCCAACAGCGGTGAGAGTTGCCTTGTCACGGGCTAGAAAGACCGTGAGAGAGAAATTAATACAAAAACACAGTTATGGAATTGGATAA
- a CDS encoding DUF4252 domain-containing protein, translating into MKQILIVLIVAVLPVMGFSQSLFDKYEDLDEVSAVVVNRSMFNLLSKIDVEVDDPEAKDFMDIAKSLNNLKVFITEDKSISTDMKLSVEKYLKSAKLEELMRVKDKDANVKFYIRAGKDDDHVSELLMFVTGINNVNVDVNGRKFETVLLSLTGDIDLNKIGSLTKKMNLPEELNEAGKNRK; encoded by the coding sequence ATGAAACAGATATTAATTGTACTAATAGTAGCGGTGTTGCCGGTAATGGGCTTTTCACAGTCCCTATTTGATAAATATGAAGACCTAGATGAGGTAAGTGCGGTAGTTGTAAACCGTAGCATGTTTAATTTACTGAGTAAAATAGACGTTGAGGTAGACGATCCAGAAGCCAAAGACTTTATGGATATAGCTAAGAGTTTAAATAACTTAAAGGTTTTTATTACTGAAGACAAGTCTATTTCTACAGATATGAAATTGTCCGTAGAGAAATATCTTAAATCTGCCAAGCTAGAAGAGCTTATGCGTGTAAAAGATAAAGATGCTAACGTTAAGTTCTATATCCGTGCTGGTAAAGACGATGACCACGTTAGTGAGCTTCTTATGTTCGTTACAGGTATAAACAACGTAAATGTAGATGTAAACGGTAGAAAGTTTGAAACGGTACTTTTGTCGTTAACAGGAGATATAGACCTAAACAAGATAGGTTCTTTGACTAAAAAAATGAACTTGCCAGAAGAGTTGAACGAAGCTGGTAAGAATAGAAAGTAA
- a CDS encoding DUF4252 domain-containing protein, whose amino-acid sequence MKKLSVFLVLVVLPFFGISQSIFDKYDNMNNVGSVTVNKSMIRLAGNIAAFDEGDQDSQDFAELAQGLDGIKVFITEDAGISEDMGKTVKKYLKSSNLEELMKVKDKDATVKFYIKEGRDEDHVSELLLFVSDINSDELDMGNRKFESVLVSLTGDIDLNKIGALTRKMNLPEELNEVGGR is encoded by the coding sequence ATGAAAAAGCTAAGTGTATTTTTAGTACTAGTAGTATTACCATTTTTTGGAATTTCCCAATCTATATTTGACAAGTATGATAACATGAACAATGTAGGTTCTGTTACCGTAAACAAAAGTATGATCAGACTAGCAGGTAACATAGCTGCTTTTGATGAGGGCGACCAGGATTCTCAGGATTTCGCAGAACTAGCCCAAGGCTTAGACGGTATTAAGGTATTTATTACCGAAGATGCAGGAATATCCGAAGACATGGGTAAAACGGTTAAAAAGTATCTAAAATCTTCTAACCTAGAAGAGTTGATGAAAGTGAAGGACAAGGATGCTACTGTAAAGTTCTATATTAAAGAAGGAAGAGATGAGGATCATGTTAGTGAGCTTTTATTATTCGTGTCGGATATTAATAGTGATGAGCTAGATATGGGCAATAGAAAATTTGAAAGTGTTTTGGTATCGCTAACAGGAGATATAGATTTGAACAAAATTGGAGCACTAACTAGAAAGATGAATCTTCCTGAAGAGCTAAACGAAGTAGGAGGAAGGTAA
- a CDS encoding S41 family peptidase, with the protein MKKYLLLFLATGFLFISCKNDDNIFPDEQEEVVEEELKTAADYPAQNFMYQVMNIWYFWQADVPNLADDKFQGSNDPDYISFLASESNPSDFFYNDLTFNHAESVGDAAASDRFSVAVENYKDLVNSLQGISSSNGVEFQLYGTENDIDIYGVVTYILPNSDASSKEIMRGDVFNGVDGQTLTRSNYIDLLFGDNANYTLNMADFSGESVIGNAKEVALTKIENFSENPIYINKIIEQNGKKIGYLMYNSFLAAYDDQLNTVFGEFKAENIDELILDFRYNGGGRVTSAIQMASAVYGTETDQLLLRARYNDKIMANSEAADVEDNFTDTTFDSKTALNTLNLKKVYIIATGRTASSSELVMNGLAPYVDVVHVGELTVGKSEFSNTFVDDPSTGYFYTGNNDSDINPDNQWGIQPLLGKNENADGFSDYENGLVPDYELPEDVENLGVLGEIDEPLLALTLSIISGNTAKRSLNPRSFTNSFAHSRIFSLTNNAMVMDGLLKPLKSEN; encoded by the coding sequence ATGAAAAAGTATCTCTTATTGTTCCTTGCTACAGGATTTTTATTTATTAGTTGTAAAAATGACGATAACATTTTTCCAGATGAACAGGAAGAAGTTGTTGAAGAAGAGTTAAAAACCGCAGCTGACTACCCTGCACAAAATTTCATGTACCAAGTAATGAATATATGGTATTTTTGGCAAGCCGATGTTCCCAACCTCGCCGATGATAAATTTCAAGGCTCTAATGACCCTGATTATATTTCTTTTTTAGCTTCAGAATCCAACCCTAGTGATTTCTTTTATAATGACCTTACCTTTAATCATGCGGAATCAGTAGGAGATGCAGCCGCTTCTGACAGGTTTAGTGTTGCCGTTGAAAACTACAAAGACCTCGTGAATTCTTTACAGGGAATTTCAAGTAGTAATGGTGTAGAATTCCAATTATACGGTACTGAAAATGATATAGATATATATGGCGTTGTAACTTATATATTACCAAACTCAGACGCCTCTAGTAAAGAAATAATGAGAGGAGACGTCTTTAATGGAGTAGATGGACAAACATTGACCCGTAGCAACTATATAGATTTACTTTTTGGCGATAATGCAAATTACACTCTTAATATGGCTGATTTCTCTGGAGAATCCGTCATAGGCAATGCTAAAGAAGTAGCTCTGACCAAGATCGAGAATTTTTCAGAAAACCCTATATATATTAATAAAATCATTGAGCAGAACGGAAAGAAAATAGGCTACTTAATGTATAATAGTTTTCTAGCCGCCTATGACGACCAGTTAAATACTGTTTTTGGCGAATTTAAAGCAGAAAACATTGACGAGTTAATTTTAGATTTCAGATATAACGGAGGTGGTAGAGTCACCTCTGCAATTCAAATGGCAAGCGCTGTTTATGGTACTGAAACCGACCAATTACTTTTAAGAGCTCGTTACAATGATAAAATAATGGCTAATTCTGAAGCAGCTGACGTCGAAGATAATTTTACGGATACAACTTTCGATAGCAAGACAGCTCTTAATACCCTGAATCTAAAAAAAGTATATATTATTGCTACGGGCCGAACAGCATCCTCCAGTGAATTGGTTATGAACGGTCTCGCTCCTTACGTTGATGTAGTACATGTAGGCGAATTGACAGTAGGCAAAAGTGAGTTTTCTAATACTTTCGTTGATGACCCTTCAACCGGTTACTTTTATACAGGAAATAACGATAGTGACATCAACCCAGATAATCAATGGGGAATTCAACCCTTATTAGGTAAGAATGAAAATGCAGATGGATTCTCTGATTATGAAAATGGGTTAGTACCTGATTACGAATTACCAGAAGATGTTGAAAATTTAGGTGTATTAGGAGAAATAGATGAACCGCTTTTAGCATTAACTCTATCTATAATTTCAGGCAACACTGCCAAAAGAAGCTTGAACCCGAGATCCTTTACTAATTCATTTGCACACTCAAGAATATTTTCTTTAACAAACAATGCTATGGTTATGGATGGCTTACTAAAACCATTAAAATCAGAAAACTAA
- a CDS encoding ABC transporter substrate-binding protein, producing the protein MKNSILVLMFCLFIACKTDKKKDSSLPNTPAAEIEISHAKGFTIEKSNNGLTIIEVLSAWPGANTSFKYALIPKNKMASMTLNKDDYDAIVATPVERLIVTSTTHIPSLEALGVLDKLVGFPKTELISSENARKLIDNGDIKELGNNETLNTEIAISLKPDVVVGFGMNNQNKAYETVMRSNIPIVYNGDWTEESPLGKAEWVKFFAPFFGLETKADSIFKSIEQSYFQTKSIVENVTKKPTVLTGGLYKDVWHVAGGKSWMAQFLKDAKTDYLWKETQETGGIGQSLETVLATAQHADYWLNPSMLTSYEDIEESNKHYTQFDAYKNKTIFSNTIAKGATGGLLYYELGPMRPDLVLKDLIHIFHPELLPDHELFFFKPLE; encoded by the coding sequence TTGAAAAACAGCATTTTAGTCTTAATGTTTTGCCTTTTTATCGCCTGTAAGACCGATAAAAAAAAGGATTCTTCTTTACCGAATACACCTGCAGCTGAAATTGAAATAAGCCATGCAAAGGGTTTTACAATTGAAAAGTCCAACAACGGACTTACCATAATTGAAGTTTTATCTGCTTGGCCAGGAGCCAATACTTCTTTTAAATACGCACTGATTCCAAAAAATAAAATGGCATCAATGACCCTCAACAAAGATGATTATGATGCTATTGTTGCCACCCCTGTAGAACGTTTAATTGTAACTTCTACTACCCACATCCCTTCTCTTGAAGCTTTGGGAGTTCTTGATAAATTAGTTGGCTTTCCAAAAACTGAATTAATCTCTTCCGAAAACGCACGTAAACTGATTGATAATGGGGACATTAAAGAATTGGGCAATAATGAAACTTTAAATACGGAAATCGCTATTAGCCTAAAGCCTGATGTTGTGGTTGGGTTTGGAATGAACAACCAGAACAAGGCATACGAAACTGTAATGCGTTCTAATATTCCTATTGTATATAATGGCGATTGGACGGAAGAATCTCCTTTAGGAAAAGCAGAGTGGGTTAAATTTTTCGCACCTTTTTTCGGACTGGAAACTAAAGCCGATAGTATTTTTAAGTCGATAGAGCAATCATATTTTCAAACAAAAAGTATTGTAGAGAACGTTACCAAAAAACCAACGGTACTTACCGGAGGATTGTATAAAGATGTGTGGCATGTTGCCGGAGGAAAAAGCTGGATGGCGCAATTTCTAAAAGATGCCAAAACGGATTATCTTTGGAAAGAAACGCAAGAAACCGGTGGTATTGGCCAAAGTTTAGAGACCGTTCTTGCCACAGCGCAACATGCAGATTATTGGCTCAACCCTTCTATGCTTACCTCATATGAAGATATTGAAGAATCCAATAAACATTACACCCAATTTGATGCATACAAAAACAAAACTATTTTCTCTAATACTATTGCCAAAGGAGCTACAGGAGGATTGTTATATTATGAATTGGGACCTATGCGACCGGATTTGGTACTAAAAGACCTCATTCATATTTTTCATCCTGAATTGTTACCTGATCATGAACTTTTCTTTTTTAAGCCTTTAGAATAG
- a CDS encoding FKBP-type peptidyl-prolyl cis-trans isomerase: MKKVLFVLALVVFASCGDDDKNEPKEVIDYTVKNELDIKEYIEANGLDATRSDSGLYYVIEEEGTGERPTASSDVTVAYKGYFLDGNVFDQSGSSGATFPLSGVIAGWTEGITYFKEGGNGILLVPAALGYGNSDRSGIPGGSVLVFEVNLIEVN, from the coding sequence ATGAAGAAAGTTTTATTTGTTTTGGCCTTGGTTGTATTTGCTTCTTGTGGAGATGATGATAAAAATGAACCAAAAGAGGTTATAGACTACACAGTTAAGAATGAATTGGATATAAAGGAATATATTGAAGCAAACGGTTTGGATGCAACTAGAAGTGATTCTGGTCTTTACTATGTTATAGAAGAAGAAGGTACAGGTGAAAGACCTACGGCTAGTTCCGATGTAACTGTGGCTTATAAAGGTTATTTTTTAGATGGAAATGTTTTTGATCAAAGTGGCTCAAGTGGTGCTACTTTTCCTCTTTCAGGTGTCATTGCTGGGTGGACAGAAGGTATTACTTATTTCAAAGAAGGAGGAAACGGTATACTTTTAGTTCCAGCGGCCTTAGGTTATGGGAATTCAGATAGGAGTGGTATTCCCGGTGGCTCCGTACTTGTTTTTGAAGTTAATCTTATAGAAGTAAATTAA
- the bamE gene encoding outer membrane protein assembly factor BamE domain-containing protein — MLVFIMPIVYTGLLGLICFAVIDPIVRSKSFEKKLRVEDINSRYKMVRDINNSNLLIGKTQREVIEILGKDFKENCWGKNTWCYVAYDPDNYAPLDHYEFIVFFNEDGTVEKAEYKLI, encoded by the coding sequence ATGTTAGTTTTTATAATGCCGATAGTTTATACGGGATTATTAGGCTTAATTTGTTTTGCGGTAATTGACCCCATAGTAAGGTCTAAAAGTTTTGAAAAAAAACTAAGGGTTGAAGATATTAATTCAAGATATAAAATGGTTCGTGATATTAATAATAGCAATTTATTAATAGGTAAAACCCAAAGAGAAGTCATAGAAATTTTAGGAAAAGATTTTAAAGAAAATTGTTGGGGTAAAAACACTTGGTGTTATGTTGCCTATGATCCAGATAATTACGCGCCTCTTGACCATTATGAATTTATAGTATTTTTTAATGAGGATGGTACAGTTGAAAAAGCTGAATATAAATTAATTTAA
- a CDS encoding S41 family peptidase — MKKSVITGFFLSLFLTFSCSKSDDFSIPDTVDPDPDAGVEVQDFMWKAMNFWYFWQSDVENLSDTNFPNTPEGSAIYTEFLSSESDPGKFFDDKLLFSEDRFSFFSDDYVELTQSLAGISKSNGLMFGLARQTANSSELYGYVQYIVPNSNASTKNINRGDLFTGVNGTTLTDQNYISLLFGDSDSYTLNMASIVGENAESNGEDVQLTKEVGLRENPIFMDEIIEIQDSKIGYLAYTGFTNEYDEQLNTVFGRFKSSGVNELVLDLRYNPGGSVNTAVLLSSMIYGTNSKDVFLKALYNEKYQKVLDDSDTELRRFFAEKTGKGTAINTLNLKKVYVLTTTGTASASELIINGLRPYMDIVQIGETTRGKNEFSVTMVDDRGNNYIYSAERTSKIKSNNKWAIQPLLGRNENAEGFSNFTSGLFPDEPLQEDVTHMGVLGDLEEPYLAKAIELITGSSAKGDQKVVLPIETMISSKMFTPLKDNMYVTDPPIIW; from the coding sequence ATGAAAAAAAGCGTAATCACAGGATTTTTTCTTTCACTTTTTCTAACATTTTCCTGTTCAAAAAGTGATGATTTTTCCATTCCCGATACCGTAGACCCTGACCCTGACGCAGGGGTGGAAGTGCAAGATTTTATGTGGAAAGCCATGAATTTTTGGTATTTCTGGCAATCTGATGTGGAAAATTTATCTGACACGAACTTCCCTAACACCCCTGAAGGTTCCGCAATCTATACGGAATTCCTATCTTCTGAATCAGACCCAGGAAAATTCTTTGATGATAAATTACTTTTTTCTGAGGATAGGTTTAGTTTCTTTTCAGATGATTATGTAGAGCTTACACAGTCTTTAGCCGGTATTTCTAAAAGCAATGGACTTATGTTTGGCTTGGCACGCCAAACAGCAAACAGTAGCGAACTTTACGGCTATGTGCAATACATTGTACCAAATTCAAATGCATCAACAAAAAATATAAATCGAGGTGACCTGTTTACCGGAGTAAATGGCACTACCCTTACCGATCAAAATTACATATCCCTATTGTTTGGGGATAGTGATTCGTATACTCTAAATATGGCCAGCATAGTTGGAGAAAACGCTGAATCAAACGGAGAAGATGTACAATTAACCAAAGAAGTAGGTCTTAGAGAAAATCCAATTTTTATGGATGAAATCATAGAAATACAAGATAGCAAAATTGGTTATCTGGCTTACACCGGATTTACAAACGAATACGATGAACAGCTGAATACCGTTTTTGGCAGGTTTAAATCCAGTGGAGTAAATGAACTGGTACTTGATTTAAGATATAACCCAGGAGGTTCTGTTAACACGGCAGTTCTTTTATCTAGTATGATATATGGTACCAATTCAAAAGATGTCTTCCTTAAGGCCCTTTATAATGAAAAATATCAAAAAGTATTAGATGACAGCGATACTGAGCTAAGACGGTTTTTTGCAGAAAAGACAGGAAAGGGAACAGCCATAAATACGTTAAACTTAAAAAAAGTATACGTCTTAACCACAACCGGAACTGCCTCTGCCAGTGAATTAATAATAAATGGACTAAGACCTTATATGGATATTGTTCAAATAGGAGAAACCACACGAGGAAAAAATGAGTTTTCAGTAACCATGGTAGATGATAGAGGTAATAACTACATCTACAGTGCCGAAAGAACAAGCAAAATTAAATCTAATAACAAATGGGCCATTCAGCCTTTATTGGGAAGAAATGAAAATGCAGAAGGATTTTCAAATTTCACCAGTGGGCTTTTTCCTGATGAACCATTACAAGAAGACGTTACGCACATGGGAGTTTTAGGCGATTTAGAAGAACCCTATCTTGCGAAAGCCATAGAATTAATAACAGGTTCTTCTGCCAAAGGTGACCAGAAGGTAGTGCTACCTATTGAAACTATGATAAGCTCCAAAATGTTTACACCTCTAAAAGACAATATGTATGTTACCGACCCACCTATAATTTGGTAA
- a CDS encoding YncE family protein, whose protein sequence is MKQVSILVAMAALFTVSCSNDDDGVVIEEVKGDYQNGILVANEGPFNNGSGTVTYISNDSLLVKDAIFKLENNEDVGNILQSIAFDEELAYIVVNNSHKIHVVNRYTFKSEGVIDEGLLNPRYMTVSNGKGYVTNWGDTADETDDYIAVIDLISNTVSESIPVELGPEAITSNANFVYVAHKGAFGQNNKVSIIDSSSDLIASTLTVGDFPNSMQWDTAGNLWVLSSGAPEYTGEETKGTLTEINTSDNTISQTLDFDTTEHPSALSVEDDTFYYGMSNAVYSFESGSDVLPTEAYINDVSFYTMTVNNGKLYGTDAKDYVSKGDLYIYDLNTKTLTNTISVGIIPGGIYFN, encoded by the coding sequence ATGAAACAAGTATCAATTTTAGTAGCCATGGCGGCCTTATTTACAGTTAGTTGTTCAAATGATGACGATGGAGTTGTAATTGAAGAGGTGAAGGGAGATTACCAAAATGGAATTTTAGTAGCAAATGAAGGTCCCTTTAACAACGGTAGCGGAACGGTAACTTATATATCTAACGATTCATTACTAGTAAAAGATGCTATTTTTAAATTAGAAAATAATGAAGATGTAGGTAACATACTACAGTCTATCGCCTTTGATGAAGAACTGGCTTATATTGTGGTCAATAATTCACATAAAATTCATGTGGTCAATCGGTATACTTTTAAAAGCGAGGGAGTAATAGATGAAGGCCTTTTAAACCCTAGATATATGACTGTTTCAAATGGGAAGGGGTATGTTACCAATTGGGGAGATACTGCAGATGAAACTGATGATTATATTGCCGTTATTGATTTAATTTCCAATACGGTTTCAGAATCTATTCCTGTTGAGTTAGGGCCAGAAGCTATCACTTCCAATGCCAATTTTGTCTATGTAGCCCATAAAGGAGCATTCGGTCAGAATAATAAGGTTTCAATAATTGATTCTTCTTCGGACTTAATTGCATCTACGCTAACCGTTGGAGATTTTCCTAATTCCATGCAATGGGATACTGCCGGAAATTTATGGGTATTAAGCAGCGGTGCTCCAGAATATACTGGTGAAGAAACCAAAGGAACACTTACGGAAATTAACACATCAGACAATACTATTTCACAGACTTTAGATTTTGATACTACAGAGCATCCAAGTGCTTTGAGTGTAGAAGATGATACATTTTATTATGGGATGTCTAATGCCGTTTATTCATTTGAATCTGGATCGGATGTTTTGCCTACTGAAGCTTATATAAATGATGTCTCGTTTTATACTATGACTGTTAATAACGGTAAACTTTATGGAACAGATGCTAAAGATTATGTTAGTAAAGGAGATTTGTATATTTATGATTTGAATACGAAGACATTAACCAATACTATTTCTGTGGGTATTATTCCAGGAGGTATATATTTTAATTAA
- a CDS encoding ABC transporter substrate-binding protein, which yields MLKVCSFMPAVTQMLYDMGLQEHLYGVTFECPPQALKEKKPVVRCILEGKNYTSKQIDVFFSEGKQEGKKLYYVDEEALAEIAPDIIFTQDMCDVCQIDTECTAAAVANLDKQPELISISPMGFDDVFQNAVTIAKALDKEEVAYAYLIKLNDRVNHVIDTIIASKAPKKKVLLLEWLEPIYNCGHWIPHQIDFAGGVDMLSNPSGNSGVISWEDILAYNPEVIVIAPCGFSMKRTLSEMHLLLLKDGWNSLEAVQKQQVFITDFDLFTQSSAGTLVDGIELLAGLFHPEAISIPSRLKRKYQKFYEF from the coding sequence ATGCTTAAAGTCTGTTCTTTTATGCCTGCTGTTACCCAAATGCTCTATGATATGGGTTTGCAAGAACATTTGTATGGTGTTACGTTTGAATGTCCCCCACAGGCGCTGAAAGAGAAAAAACCAGTAGTGCGGTGTATCTTAGAAGGTAAGAATTATACAAGTAAACAGATAGATGTCTTTTTCTCTGAAGGTAAACAAGAAGGGAAGAAACTCTACTATGTAGATGAGGAAGCATTGGCGGAAATAGCGCCAGACATTATATTTACTCAAGATATGTGTGATGTTTGCCAGATTGATACGGAATGTACAGCTGCTGCAGTAGCCAATCTTGATAAGCAACCAGAACTCATTTCTATTAGTCCAATGGGTTTTGATGATGTTTTTCAAAATGCCGTTACCATAGCAAAAGCATTGGATAAAGAAGAGGTTGCTTACGCATACTTAATAAAGTTAAATGACCGGGTTAATCATGTCATAGATACAATAATAGCATCCAAGGCTCCTAAAAAGAAGGTATTGTTGTTAGAATGGTTGGAGCCTATTTATAATTGTGGACATTGGATTCCTCATCAGATAGATTTTGCCGGAGGTGTAGATATGTTATCTAACCCATCTGGGAATAGCGGGGTTATTTCTTGGGAAGATATTTTAGCGTACAATCCAGAAGTGATTGTTATAGCCCCATGCGGATTTAGTATGAAAAGAACATTGTCAGAAATGCACTTATTACTTTTAAAAGATGGGTGGAATTCATTGGAAGCAGTACAGAAACAACAGGTTTTTATAACAGATTTTGATTTGTTTACGCAATCATCTGCAGGAACGTTGGTAGATGGCATAGAACTATTGGCAGGATTGTTTCATCCGGAAGCAATTTCTATTCCTTCGCGTTTAAAACGTAAATACCAAAAATTTTATGAATTCTAA
- a CDS encoding TonB-dependent receptor plug domain-containing protein, giving the protein MRDNKPFLIILVFLCTLFGNAQQDSITVLDEVILTDVRLLHFSNGKVDVLKDSLVDRNGSSLTDLLQFNSNIYLKENGLGMISSPSFRGTNASQTAVIWNGININSQLTGQVDFNTIVPRNYGSISVRSGGGSVQFGSGAIGGSVHLNDLFRFDKHSEHELLFSYGSFDTKNFNYRTSIGSKKTTVGLGINYLESENDYKYLGTDQRNENGAFNNVNINANIGHEINDSQLLKFYHNTFIGDRDFSGTITAPSNSNYRDYNSRNLLEWSHFNEKRIHRVKLGYLYEKYKYYDNKEREDFSFGNTNTFLINYDYKINFKDIVLNGIADYSYIEAKGTSLENGTRKTLATTLLFKHNLSEKVTYGANLRKEFINDYKSPFVYSLNARYSFNSHHTIYLNASKNYRVPTFNEVYWILGGGSGGNPDIRPESSLQAEIGQTFKKEKYTFQWAAFYINSEDLIQWRPNDMGIWTPININNASNYGLEVSLELAEKWGNRHLTWKNSYALTKAVDSETNKSLMYVPEHKVTSILTYAYSNWRLFYQLFVNSSVFITSDNSESLSGYAVSNLGLSRSFKIKEKMNIETSLQINNLFNKNYQNVAFRPMPNRNVQLKLKFKI; this is encoded by the coding sequence ATGAGAGATAATAAACCATTTTTGATTATTCTTGTTTTCTTATGCACTTTGTTTGGCAATGCCCAACAGGATAGCATAACAGTTTTGGACGAAGTGATTCTTACTGATGTTCGACTTTTGCATTTTTCGAATGGAAAGGTAGACGTTCTAAAAGATTCTTTAGTTGACCGTAATGGCAGCTCTTTGACTGACCTTCTACAATTTAACTCTAATATTTATTTAAAAGAAAACGGATTAGGAATGATTTCTTCTCCATCTTTCCGAGGAACTAACGCCTCACAGACAGCGGTTATCTGGAATGGCATCAATATTAATTCACAACTTACTGGTCAGGTTGATTTTAATACGATTGTACCAAGAAATTACGGCTCTATAAGTGTTAGAAGTGGGGGAGGAAGTGTGCAATTTGGTAGTGGAGCGATCGGTGGTAGTGTGCATTTGAATGACCTGTTCCGATTCGATAAACATTCAGAACATGAGTTACTCTTTAGTTATGGGAGTTTTGATACAAAGAATTTTAATTACCGTACTTCTATTGGGTCAAAGAAAACCACAGTAGGTTTAGGAATAAACTATCTTGAATCGGAAAACGACTATAAATATTTGGGAACAGACCAAAGGAATGAAAATGGCGCCTTTAATAATGTTAATATCAATGCTAATATAGGACATGAAATAAACGATAGTCAATTACTGAAATTCTATCATAACACTTTTATTGGTGACCGTGATTTTTCAGGAACTATTACTGCACCTTCCAATTCTAATTATCGTGATTATAATTCCCGTAACCTTTTGGAATGGAGTCATTTTAATGAAAAACGAATTCATCGGGTTAAATTGGGTTACTTGTACGAAAAGTACAAATACTATGATAATAAAGAGAGGGAAGATTTTTCCTTTGGAAATACAAATACATTTTTGATCAATTATGATTACAAAATTAATTTTAAGGATATTGTTCTCAATGGCATTGCCGATTACAGTTATATTGAAGCTAAAGGAACTTCTCTTGAAAATGGTACCAGAAAAACACTGGCCACAACCCTTTTATTCAAACATAATTTAAGTGAGAAGGTTACCTACGGAGCCAACCTTAGAAAAGAATTTATAAATGATTACAAGAGTCCGTTTGTATACTCTTTAAACGCCAGATATTCTTTTAACTCCCACCACACTATTTATTTGAATGCTTCAAAAAACTATAGGGTTCCTACATTCAATGAAGTCTATTGGATTTTAGGTGGAGGATCAGGTGGTAATCCTGATATAAGACCTGAATCTTCTTTACAGGCAGAAATAGGGCAGACCTTTAAAAAAGAGAAGTATACTTTTCAATGGGCTGCCTTTTATATTAATTCTGAGGATCTTATTCAGTGGAGGCCAAATGATATGGGAATTTGGACTCCCATCAATATTAATAACGCGTCAAATTATGGTCTTGAAGTCTCATTAGAGTTAGCGGAAAAATGGGGAAACCGTCATCTTACTTGGAAAAATAGCTATGCACTGACTAAGGCGGTAGATTCTGAGACTAATAAATCGTTAATGTATGTGCCAGAACATAAGGTAACATCCATTCTAACATATGCCTATTCAAACTGGCGATTATTTTATCAATTATTCGTTAATAGCAGCGTTTTTATCACTTCAGATAATTCTGAGTCTTTATCGGGGTATGCCGTATCGAACTTAGGCTTGAGTAGAAGTTTTAAAATAAAGGAAAAAATGAATATTGAGACTTCGCTGCAAATCAATAATCTATTTAATAAAAATTATCAAAATGTTGCCTTCAGGCCTATGCCAAATAGGAATGTACAATTAAAGTTAAAGTTTAAAATTTAA